One window of Pseudomonas sp. FP198 genomic DNA carries:
- the hflC gene encoding protease modulator HflC gives MSNKSLIALIVGVVVAIAAWNCFYIVAQTERAVLLQFGRVVQADVQPGLHVKVPYVNKVRKFDARLMTLDAPTQRFLTLEKKAVMVDAYAKWRVKDAERFYTATSGLKQIADERLSRRLESGLRDQFGKRTLHEVVSGERDALMSDITRSLNTMAEKELGIEVVDVRVKAIDLPKEVNRSVFERMSTEREREAREHRAKGNELAEGIRADADRQRRVLLAEAYRESEEVRGDGDAQAAAIYAKAYGQDQEFYAFYRSLRAYRESFANKSDVLVLDPSSDFFHYLEKAKP, from the coding sequence ATGAGCAATAAATCGCTGATCGCCCTTATTGTCGGTGTCGTCGTGGCGATCGCTGCCTGGAACTGCTTCTACATCGTGGCTCAGACCGAGCGTGCGGTGTTGCTGCAGTTCGGTCGCGTGGTCCAGGCTGATGTCCAGCCGGGGCTGCATGTGAAAGTGCCGTACGTCAACAAGGTGCGCAAGTTCGATGCCCGCCTGATGACGCTGGACGCGCCGACGCAGCGCTTCCTGACGCTGGAAAAGAAAGCCGTGATGGTCGATGCCTACGCCAAGTGGCGCGTGAAGGATGCCGAGCGCTTCTACACCGCGACGTCCGGCCTCAAGCAGATCGCTGACGAACGTCTGTCCCGTCGCCTGGAATCGGGCCTGCGTGACCAGTTCGGTAAGCGTACCCTGCATGAAGTGGTCTCCGGTGAGCGCGATGCGCTCATGTCCGACATCACCCGTTCGCTGAACACGATGGCGGAAAAAGAGCTGGGTATCGAAGTAGTCGATGTCCGCGTCAAGGCCATTGACCTGCCGAAGGAAGTGAACCGCAGCGTGTTCGAGCGCATGAGCACCGAACGTGAGCGTGAAGCCCGCGAGCACCGTGCCAAGGGTAACGAGCTGGCTGAAGGCATCCGTGCCGACGCCGATCGCCAACGCCGTGTGCTGCTGGCCGAAGCCTATCGTGAATCGGAAGAAGTCCGTGGTGATGGCGATGCCCAGGCTGCGGCGATCTACGCCAAGGCCTACGGCCAGGATCAGGAGTTCTACGCGTTCTATCGTAGCCTGCGGGCCTACCGTGAAAGCTTCGCGAACAAGTCCGACGTTCTGGTCCTGGACCCAAGCAGCGACTTTTTCCACTACCTGGAAAAAGCCAAGCCTTGA
- a CDS encoding ATP phosphoribosyltransferase regulatory subunit: protein MATVDRWLLPDGIEEVLPPEAARIEVARRQVLDLFQSWGYEFVVTPHIEYLESLLTGAGQDLDLRTFKVIDPQSGRQMGFRADITPQVARIDAHTLRREGPSRLCYAGSVLHALPRALSSSRSPIQLGAELYGDASPSSDVEVISLMLAMLQLADVPDVHMDLGHVGIYRGLARAAGLSGEVEQQLFDALQRKAIDEVISLTEGLPTQLSGMLRALVDLCGGREVLGAARERLAGAPAPVLAALDDLLAIAERLSVRFPELPLYFDLGELRGYHYHTGVVFAVFVPGVGQSIAQGGRYDDIGADFGRARPATGFSTDLKTLVTLGRAEIELPSGGIWMPDSTDAALWQMVCQLRSEGQRVVQALPGQPLAAAREADCDRQLIQQNGLWQVLPLAS, encoded by the coding sequence ATGGCAACGGTAGACCGCTGGCTGCTGCCAGATGGCATCGAAGAAGTACTGCCACCGGAGGCCGCGCGTATCGAAGTAGCGCGTCGGCAGGTGTTGGATCTGTTCCAGAGCTGGGGTTACGAGTTTGTCGTGACCCCGCATATCGAGTACCTGGAATCCCTGCTGACCGGCGCGGGCCAGGACCTGGATCTGCGCACCTTCAAGGTCATCGATCCGCAGTCGGGTCGACAGATGGGCTTTAGGGCCGACATCACGCCACAAGTGGCGCGCATCGATGCCCACACCCTGCGTCGTGAAGGTCCGAGCCGCCTGTGCTATGCCGGCAGTGTCCTGCATGCCTTGCCGCGTGCCTTGTCGTCTTCGCGCAGCCCGATCCAGCTGGGCGCCGAGCTGTACGGCGACGCGAGCCCGAGCAGCGACGTGGAAGTCATCAGTCTGATGCTGGCCATGCTGCAACTGGCTGACGTGCCGGATGTCCACATGGACCTGGGCCATGTCGGCATCTACCGTGGCCTGGCGCGGGCGGCGGGGCTGTCCGGTGAAGTGGAGCAGCAGTTGTTCGATGCTTTGCAGCGCAAGGCCATCGACGAAGTCATCAGCCTGACCGAAGGCCTGCCGACACAATTGTCTGGCATGCTGCGGGCATTGGTGGACCTGTGTGGCGGCCGTGAAGTGCTGGGTGCCGCTCGCGAGCGTCTGGCCGGTGCGCCGGCCCCTGTGCTGGCGGCCCTTGATGACTTGTTGGCGATTGCCGAACGTCTGTCGGTGCGTTTCCCGGAGCTGCCGCTGTATTTCGACCTGGGTGAACTGCGCGGTTATCACTACCACACCGGCGTGGTATTCGCGGTGTTCGTACCGGGCGTTGGCCAGTCCATCGCCCAGGGCGGTCGCTACGACGACATCGGCGCCGATTTCGGTCGTGCCCGTCCGGCGACCGGCTTCTCTACCGATTTGAAAACCCTGGTGACCCTGGGGCGTGCTGAGATCGAGTTACCGTCTGGCGGTATCTGGATGCCTGACAGTACGGATGCGGCACTCTGGCAGATGGTCTGCCAGTTGCGCAGTGAGGGTCAGCGTGTCGTCCAGGCATTGCCTGGGCAACCTTTGGCCGCCGCCCGTGAAGCGGACTGCGACCGGCAATTGATTCAGCAGAACGGGCTTTGGCAAGTATTGCCGCTGGCTTCTTGA
- the hflK gene encoding FtsH protease activity modulator HflK: MAWNEPGGNSNNQDPWGGKRRNNGDRKGPPDLDEAFRKLQESLNGLFGGGKKRGDEGGSRAGRGGGFGLLGIGLVVLAAVWLYSAVYVVDEQEQAVVLRFGKYYETVGPGLNIYFPPIDQKYMENVTRERAYTKQGQMLTEDENIVEVPLTVQYKITNLQDFVLNVDQPEISLQHATESALRHVVGSTAMDQVLTEGRELMASEIKERLQRFLDTYRTGITVTQVNVQSAAAPREVQEAFDDVIRAREDEQRSRNQAETYANGVVPEARGQAQRIIEDANGYRDEVVSRAKGEADRFTKLVAEYRKAPEVTRQRLYLDTMQEVFSNTSKVLVTGNKNGQSNLLYLPLDKMVESGRNTSTPSTGAAAAASNEANARAAADLQQQQARTRESR, from the coding sequence ATGGCTTGGAATGAGCCGGGTGGCAACTCGAACAACCAGGATCCCTGGGGCGGCAAGCGTCGTAACAACGGCGACCGCAAGGGACCACCGGATCTCGACGAGGCCTTCCGCAAGCTGCAGGAAAGCCTGAACGGTTTGTTCGGTGGTGGTAAGAAACGCGGTGACGAGGGCGGCAGCCGTGCGGGCAGAGGCGGTGGTTTCGGCCTGCTCGGCATCGGTCTTGTCGTGCTTGCGGCTGTCTGGCTGTACAGCGCGGTGTATGTCGTGGACGAGCAGGAGCAAGCCGTGGTGCTGCGCTTCGGCAAGTACTACGAAACCGTCGGCCCGGGCCTGAACATCTATTTCCCGCCGATCGACCAGAAGTACATGGAGAACGTCACGCGTGAGCGTGCCTACACCAAGCAGGGCCAGATGCTCACCGAAGACGAGAACATCGTCGAAGTGCCGCTGACCGTGCAGTACAAGATCACCAACCTGCAGGACTTCGTGCTGAACGTCGACCAGCCGGAAATCAGCCTGCAACACGCGACTGAAAGTGCCTTGCGCCATGTGGTGGGCTCCACCGCCATGGACCAGGTGCTGACTGAAGGCCGCGAGCTGATGGCCAGCGAAATCAAGGAGCGCCTGCAGCGTTTCCTCGACACCTATCGCACCGGTATCACCGTCACCCAGGTCAACGTGCAGAGCGCAGCGGCACCGCGTGAAGTCCAGGAAGCCTTCGACGACGTGATCCGTGCCCGTGAAGACGAGCAGCGTTCGCGCAACCAGGCCGAAACCTACGCCAACGGCGTCGTGCCGGAAGCTCGTGGCCAGGCCCAGCGCATCATCGAGGATGCCAACGGCTATCGCGACGAAGTGGTTTCCCGCGCCAAGGGTGAGGCTGATCGCTTCACCAAACTGGTGGCCGAGTATCGCAAGGCCCCTGAAGTGACCCGCCAGCGTCTGTACCTGGACACCATGCAGGAAGTCTTCAGCAACACCAGCAAGGTCCTCGTGACCGGCAACAAGAACGGCCAGAGCAATCTGCTGTACCTGCCGCTGGACAAGATGGTCGAGAGCGGTCGCAACACCAGCACGCCGTCAACCGGAGCGGCGGCAGCCGCCAGCAATGAAGCCAATGCCCGCGCGGCGGCGGACCTGCAGCAACAGCAAGCACGTACCAGGGAGAGTCGCTGA